In the Gossypium raimondii isolate GPD5lz chromosome 9, ASM2569854v1, whole genome shotgun sequence genome, one interval contains:
- the LOC105800367 gene encoding 2-hydroxy-palmitic acid dioxygenase MPO1 isoform X1: protein MGKPRLLDLENHFAFYGAYHSNPINILIHTLFVWPIFFTSLILSYFTPAFCDLSQSGIFPSGFNYALVLNYGSAFSIFLGLFYVVLDKKAGSLAALLCLACWVGASFIAAKLGYSLAWKVVLVSQLLCWTGQFLGHGIFEKRAPALLDNLVQALLMAPFFVLLEVLQSLFGYEPYPGFQMRVNAKIKAEIEEWQDKKQKKVS from the exons ATGGGAAAGCCACGATTGTTGGATCTTGAGAACCATTTTGCGTTTTATGGGGCATATCACAGTAACCCAATTAACATTTTGATACATACTTTATTTGTCTGGCCGATATTTTTCACATCTCTTATACTTTCCTACTTCACCCCAGCTTTCTGTGATCTTTCTCAATCTGggatttttccttctggatttAATTATGCTTTGGTTCTCAATTATGGATCtgctttttctattttcctagGCTTGTTTTATGTAGTTTTGGATAAGAAAGCTGGGTCTTTGGCCGCTTTGCTGTGCTTAGCTTGCTGGGTTGGAGCTAGTTTCATCGCTGCAAAACTTGGCTATTCTCTGGCCTGGAAG GTTGTGCTGGTATCTCAATTGCTTTGTTGGACAGGACAGTTTCTTGGCCATGGAATTTTTGAG AAACGAGCACCCGCGCTGTTGGACAATCTTGTTCAAGCTTTACTAATGGCTCCTTTCTTTGTTTTGCTCGAG GTTCTTCAATCATTATTCGGATACGAACCATATCCTGGTTTTCAGATGCGCGTAAATGCAAAGATCAAAGCCGAAATCGAGGAGTGGCAGGACAAGAAACAGAAAAAGGTTTCTTAG
- the LOC105800362 gene encoding malate dehydrogenase, cytoplasmic isoform X1 translates to MEQEYIILLQKILVVLFSVTLFWKIIKHMCGLLIIEKEPVTVLVTGAAGQIGYALLPMIARGVMLGPDQPVIIHMLDIEPAAEALNGVKMELIDAAFPLLKDVVATTDVVEACQGVNIAVMVGGFPRKEGMERKDVMSKNVSIYKAQASALEQHAAPDCKVLVVANPANTNALILKEFAPSIPEKNITCLTRLDHNRALGQISEKLNVHVSDVRNAIIWGNHSSTQYPDINHATVKTTNGEESVRDAIANDNWLNTEFITTVQQRGATIIKARKLSSALSAASAACDHIRDWVIGTPKGTWVSMGVYSDGSYGIQPGIIYSFPVTCEKGQWSIVNGLKIDELSREKMDATAKELMEEKTLAYSCLIDD, encoded by the exons ATGGAACAGGAGTATATTATTTTGCTTCAGAAAATCTTGGTAGTTCTATTTTCTGTAACTTTGTTCTGGAAGATAATCAAGCACATGTGTGGTCTATTGATCATAGAAAAAGAGCCTGTGACGGTACTCGTTACCGGCGCTGCAG GACAAATTGGCTATGCTCTTCTTCCCATGATTGCTAGGGGGGTCATGTTAGGCCCTGATCAGCCTGTAATTATTCACATGCTTGATATCGAACCCGCAGCTGAGGCCTTGAATGGAGTCAAAATGGAACTGATTGATGCAGCCTTTCCTCTGCTCAAAG ATGTTGTTGCGACGACCGATGTTGTCGAAGCCTGTCAGGGCGTCAATATAGCTGTCATGGTTGGCGGATTCCCACGGAAAGAAGGTATGGAAAGGAAGGATGTGATGTCCAAGAACGTATCGATTTATAAAGCTCAAGCTTCGGCCTTGGAACAGCATGCTGCCCCTGACTGCAAG GTGCTAGTGGTtgccaatccagccaacaccaACGCACTTATCTTGAAAGAATTTGCACCTTCAATTCCGGAGAAAAACATCACTTGCCTTACTCGTCTCGATCATAACAGAGCATTAGGCCAAATCTCTGAGAAGCTAAACGTTCATGTTAGCGATGTGAGGAATGCTATCATATGGGGAAATCACTCGTCGACTCAATATCCAGACATTAATCATGCAACTGTCAAAACCACAAATGGAGAGGAATCTGTTAGAGATGCCATAGCAAATGATAATTG GTTGAACACCGAGTTCATTACCACGGTGCAGCAGAGAGGGGCCACCATTATCAAAGCTCGCAAGCTATCGAGTGCATTGTCAGCTGCAAGTGCTGCTTGTGATCATATACGTGATTGGGTTATTGGAACACCCAAG GGAACATGGGTGTCCATGGGAGTGTACTCTGATGGGTCATATGGAATTCAGCCTGGCATCATTTACTCCTTCCCAGTTACATGTGAGAAAGGACAATGGTCAATTGTTAATG GGCTCAAGATAGATGAATTGTCGAGGGAAAAAATGGATGCAACGGCGAAAGAGCTGATGGAGGAGAAAACACTTGCCTATTCTTGCCTGATTGATGATTAA
- the LOC105800361 gene encoding uncharacterized protein LOC105800361: MKIIDFFLISSLLFSISRAESIGSVFFIDSPTHQFLRAPSSNDASQSEPMLLPEVGATASILLGFPPPITLSAAGSSKLNEVLISNPFDRPRAVFMLEVSGVDDPLVVGPKNALFHKALKSSVGLGSSKVDIQLPDEEQVSVISLDEPLRDYTEEEINDFASWLGGSYVPDATKPLHGILAIPLENGDDVDLQMSKKVHREFASKLFALFHNIRKAMQMHEDLSQALHRPAELIVGSFDGIKALQEQQDADGFDKLGMRLLLATLPKIFDSLQTAYEGQIVGVFVFNGASQPVSKPLINVMFTSRPSPRWLAETKTPTNTTLAAQVLVRRTLAWITGVVLLIATLLGVYFLLNMPLTRDTLLYSNVKLD, encoded by the exons ATGAAGATTATAGATTTTTTCCTGATCTCTTCACTTCTCTTCTCAATCTCTAGG GCTGAATCTATTGGATCAGTTTTCTTCATCGACAGTCCTACTCATCAATTCCTTCGCGCTCCATCCTCTAACGATGCCTCTCAg TCAGAGCCAATGTTGTTACCTGAAGTTGGTGCGACTGCATCAATCTTGCTTGGTTTTCCACCACCCATTACACTTTCAGCTGCTGGCTCATCTAAG CTGAATGAGGTTCTCATTTCTAATCCATTCGATAGACCTCGTGCTGTTTTTATGCTTGAAGTTAGTGGAGTTGATG ATCCTCTTGTTGTTGGACCCAAGAATGCTCTCTTCCACAAAGCCTTGAAGAGTAGTGTTGGTCTTGGTTCAAGTAAAGTGGACATTCAGCTTCCAG ATGAAGAGCAAGTATCTGTTATTTCCTTGGACGAGCCTCTAAGAGATTACACTGAAGAAGAGATCAATGACTTT gCATCTTGGTTGGGTGGATCATATGTACCTGATGCTACTAAGCCACTGCATGGAATATTGGCAATTCCCTTGGAAAATGGTGACGATGTGGACCTTCAAATGTCAAAG AAAGTACACAGGGAATTTGCATCAAAACTGTTTGCTCTGTTCCACAATATAAGGAAAgcaatgcaaatgcatgaagaTCTGTCACAGGCTTTGCATAGACCTGCTGAGTTGATAGTGGGTTCTTTTGATGGGATTAAG gCTTTGCAAGAGCAGCAGGATGCTGATGGTTTTGATAAGCTAGGAATGAGGCTTCTGCTTGCCACACTTCCAAAGATCTTTGATTCACTGCAGACAGCATATGAAG GTCAAATTGTTGGAGTTTTTGTCTTTAATGGGGCATCTCAACCAGTATCAAAACCATTGATAAATGTGATGTTTACCTCTCGTCCATCTCCACGTTGGTTGGCAGAAACAAAAACTCCAACTAATACCACCCTTGCTGCACAAGTTTTGGTTCGAAGAACCCTTGCATGGATAACTGGAGTTGTTCTTCTCATCGCAACTCTCCTGGGG GTTTACTTCCTTCTCAATATGCCACTGACAAGGGACACACTTTTGTACTCTAATGTCAAGCTCGACTAA
- the LOC105800362 gene encoding malate dehydrogenase, cytoplasmic isoform X2, whose translation MIARGVMLGPDQPVIIHMLDIEPAAEALNGVKMELIDAAFPLLKDVVATTDVVEACQGVNIAVMVGGFPRKEGMERKDVMSKNVSIYKAQASALEQHAAPDCKVLVVANPANTNALILKEFAPSIPEKNITCLTRLDHNRALGQISEKLNVHVSDVRNAIIWGNHSSTQYPDINHATVKTTNGEESVRDAIANDNWLNTEFITTVQQRGATIIKARKLSSALSAASAACDHIRDWVIGTPKGTWVSMGVYSDGSYGIQPGIIYSFPVTCEKGQWSIVNGLKIDELSREKMDATAKELMEEKTLAYSCLIDD comes from the exons ATGATTGCTAGGGGGGTCATGTTAGGCCCTGATCAGCCTGTAATTATTCACATGCTTGATATCGAACCCGCAGCTGAGGCCTTGAATGGAGTCAAAATGGAACTGATTGATGCAGCCTTTCCTCTGCTCAAAG ATGTTGTTGCGACGACCGATGTTGTCGAAGCCTGTCAGGGCGTCAATATAGCTGTCATGGTTGGCGGATTCCCACGGAAAGAAGGTATGGAAAGGAAGGATGTGATGTCCAAGAACGTATCGATTTATAAAGCTCAAGCTTCGGCCTTGGAACAGCATGCTGCCCCTGACTGCAAG GTGCTAGTGGTtgccaatccagccaacaccaACGCACTTATCTTGAAAGAATTTGCACCTTCAATTCCGGAGAAAAACATCACTTGCCTTACTCGTCTCGATCATAACAGAGCATTAGGCCAAATCTCTGAGAAGCTAAACGTTCATGTTAGCGATGTGAGGAATGCTATCATATGGGGAAATCACTCGTCGACTCAATATCCAGACATTAATCATGCAACTGTCAAAACCACAAATGGAGAGGAATCTGTTAGAGATGCCATAGCAAATGATAATTG GTTGAACACCGAGTTCATTACCACGGTGCAGCAGAGAGGGGCCACCATTATCAAAGCTCGCAAGCTATCGAGTGCATTGTCAGCTGCAAGTGCTGCTTGTGATCATATACGTGATTGGGTTATTGGAACACCCAAG GGAACATGGGTGTCCATGGGAGTGTACTCTGATGGGTCATATGGAATTCAGCCTGGCATCATTTACTCCTTCCCAGTTACATGTGAGAAAGGACAATGGTCAATTGTTAATG GGCTCAAGATAGATGAATTGTCGAGGGAAAAAATGGATGCAACGGCGAAAGAGCTGATGGAGGAGAAAACACTTGCCTATTCTTGCCTGATTGATGATTAA
- the LOC105800363 gene encoding E3 ubiquitin-protein ligase PRT1 isoform X1: MEKEEKINVNIDETLTETENEEHVEDEKERLDANLPPEEFPNEFQCCVCLELLYKPVVLACGHMSCFWCVYNAMNHVYQSNCPICRCPFNHFPSVCQLLHFLLLKLYPIAYKRRERQVQEEENEAGRFSLQFDKNLVEPMPCENSDIFGNNQNQPHLEMDIHSESCSKDQESSSSRDSLKMTMQDENGIANKPTTSSKDPEVSRNEPNEGKSWIQNEFEHKDQKVSIADLLCAACKRLLLRPVVLNCGHVYCESCFLIPKDENLRCQVCKSLQPNGFPSVCLILEQFLEEHFPEEYTERQRTLLKEHSCSIQAQRDAKRSAASMSMDFYSSWFLGNGPKVHIGVGCDYCGMTPIIGERYRCKDCVEKIGFDLCESCYKAPAKIPGRFNQQHKPEHQLEIEQPLSLSEFISRLTSEQSDDDISDAPGHTDDASHMPMLSASVQQDEGDGSQDPEDVSPSLILSVDVSLDQEDDSDDPNDNISSDTINQGFNPVNSCNYS, encoded by the exons atggaaaaagaggagaaaatcAATGTTAATATCGATGAAACCCTAACAGAAACAGAGAATGAAGAACATGttgaagatgaaaaagaaagacttgATGCTAACCTTCCACCTGAGGAATTTCCAAACGAGTTCCAATGTTGCGTTTGCTT GGAACTCCTTTACAAGCCTGTTGTATTAG CCTGTGGCCACATGTCATGCTTCTGGTGTGTCTATAATGCAATGAATCATGTTTATCAGTCAAATTGCCCCATTTGTCGGTGCCCATTCAATCATTTCCCAAGTGTCTGCCAATTGCTGCACTTTTTGCTTCTGAAGTTGTATCCTATAGCCTATAAGAGAAGGGAAAGGCAAGTCCAAG AAGAAGAGAATGAAGCTGGCCGATTCTCacttcaatttgataaaaatttagttGAACCAATGCCTTGTGAGAATTCAGATATTTTCGGGAATAACCAAAACCAGCCTCATCTTGAAATGGACATTCATTCAGAAAGTTGTTCTAAGGATCAGGAATCTTCCTCATCCAGAGATTCACTAAAAATGACCATGCAGGATGAAAATGGTATAGCAAATAAACCAACGACATCTTCAAAGGACCCTGAAGTTTCTAGAAATGAACCCAACGAAGGAAAGAGTTGGATCCAAAATGAGTTTGAGCATAAAGATCAAAAGGTTTCTATTGCCGATTTACTCTGTGCTGCATGCAAGAGGCTGCTTTTGCGACCAGTTGTTCTCAATTGTGGCCATG TATATTGTGAATCTTGTTTTCTTATTCCAAAAGATGAAAACCTTAGGTGTCAAGTCTGTAAAAGCTTGCAACCAAATGGATTTCCTAGTGTTTGTTTAATTCTGGAGCAATTCTTGGAGGAGCACTTTCCTGAAGAATATACAGAAAGACAGAGGACTTTACTCAAAGAACACAGTT GTTCAATACAAGCTCAACGAGATGCAAAGCGGTCAGCAGCATCAATGTCCATGGATTTCTACTCATCATGGTTTCTTGGCAATGGGCCAAAAGTTCATATCGGAGTGGGCTGTGATTATTGTGGG ATGACTCCAATAATAGGGGAGAGATACAGATGCAAAGACTGCGTGGAGAAAATAGGTTTTGACCTATGCGAATCATGCTACAAAGCTCCGGCTAAGATCCCTGGTCGATTTAATCAGCAGCATAAACCCGAGCATCAATTAGAAATTGAACAGCCTTTAAGCCTAAGTGAATTTATATCCAGGCTGACCTCGGAACAATCCGATGATGATATCTCAGATGCACCTGGACATACCGATGATGCTTCACATATGCCTATGTTGTCAGCCAGTGTTCAACAAGATGAAGGTGATGGTTCTCAAGACCCTGAAGATGTTTCTCCTTCTCTGATTTTATCAGTTGATGTGTCATTGGATCAAGAGGATGACTCTGATGATCCAAATGATAATATTTCATCAGATACGATAAATCAAGGGTTTAATCCTGTTAATTCATGCAATTACTCTTAG
- the LOC105800367 gene encoding 2-hydroxy-palmitic acid dioxygenase MPO1 isoform X2, whose protein sequence is MGKPRLLDLENHFAFYGAYHSNPINILIHTLFVWPIFFTSLILSYFTPAFCDLSQSGIFPSGFNYALVLNYGSAFSIFLGLFYVVLDKKAGSLAALLCLACWVGASFIAAKLGYSLAWKVVLVSQLLCWTGQFLGHGIFEKRAPALLDNLVQALLMAPFFVLLEMRVNAKIKAEIEEWQDKKQKKVS, encoded by the exons ATGGGAAAGCCACGATTGTTGGATCTTGAGAACCATTTTGCGTTTTATGGGGCATATCACAGTAACCCAATTAACATTTTGATACATACTTTATTTGTCTGGCCGATATTTTTCACATCTCTTATACTTTCCTACTTCACCCCAGCTTTCTGTGATCTTTCTCAATCTGggatttttccttctggatttAATTATGCTTTGGTTCTCAATTATGGATCtgctttttctattttcctagGCTTGTTTTATGTAGTTTTGGATAAGAAAGCTGGGTCTTTGGCCGCTTTGCTGTGCTTAGCTTGCTGGGTTGGAGCTAGTTTCATCGCTGCAAAACTTGGCTATTCTCTGGCCTGGAAG GTTGTGCTGGTATCTCAATTGCTTTGTTGGACAGGACAGTTTCTTGGCCATGGAATTTTTGAG AAACGAGCACCCGCGCTGTTGGACAATCTTGTTCAAGCTTTACTAATGGCTCCTTTCTTTGTTTTGCTCGAG ATGCGCGTAAATGCAAAGATCAAAGCCGAAATCGAGGAGTGGCAGGACAAGAAACAGAAAAAGGTTTCTTAG
- the LOC105800360 gene encoding uncharacterized protein LOC105800360, giving the protein MVTGNIFHCRKNSWPPEEYVSRHTLHLFDFDSAGPPKHAWRRRLNSHANILKEFSITFMEAIKMVRLGIRLWSYVREEASHGRKAPIDPFTRESCKPSASQGVPLGGMGSGSISRGFRGEFRQWQIVPGTCDSSPVMANQFSIFVSRDSGNKKYASVLAPGRHEGLGKARDEGISSWGWNLSGQHSTYHALFPRAWTIYDGEPDPELKVSCRQISPFIPHNYKDTSLPTAVFVYTLVNTGRERAKVSLLFTWANSIGGVSHLSGDHVNEPFIGEDGVSGVLLHHKTAKGNPPVTFAIAACETQNVNVTVLPCFGLTEGRSVTARQMWDKMMQDGQFDRQNFNSGPSMPSSPGETLCAAVSASAWVEPHGKCTIAFSLAWSSPKIKFLKGSSYHRRYTKFYGTSERAALNLAHDALTNYKRWEEEIEKWQSPILNDQRLPEWYKFTLFNELYFLVAGGTVWIDSSLPSTNVKNDQDSPEDAQRVDVKVTEAEVNRRHTTISEYSTTSGCNGSTGDVLKNNSDPAVTQNKRNSNNLSEHFKWQDQLDDYDDVGRFLYLEGVEYIMWNTYDVHFYASFALLDLFPKIELNIQRDFAKAVLSEDGRRVKFLAEGNYGIRKVRGAVPHDLGTHDPWNEMNAYNIHDTSKWKDLNPKFVLQVYRDFAATGDMQFGVDVWPAVRTAMEYMEQFDRDDDGLIENDGFPDQTYDAWTVHGVSAYCGCLWLAALQAAAAMAEQIGDRFFAETCKTKFCTAKSAFEKKLWNGSYFKYDSGSSSNSKSIQADQLAGQWYTASSGLAPLFDEFKIRSALQKIYDFNVMKVKGGRMGAVNGMHLNGKVDETCMQSREIWTGVTYAVAANMILAGMEKEAFATAEGIFIAGWSEEGFGYWFQTPEAWTMDGHFRSLIYMRPLAIWGMQWALSIPKAILDAPKVNMMDKILISPATFSLSLTETGVRKIANKAKCFGNSVLHCAC; this is encoded by the exons ATGGTTACTGGAAATATATTTCATTGCAGAAAGAATTCATGGCCGCCTGAGGAATATGTTAGCCGTCACACTTTACATTTg TTTGATTTTGATAGTGCTGGTCCACCAAAACATGCTTGGAGAAGGCGATTAAACAGCCATGCTAATATTCTAAAAGAATTCAGTATTACGTTTATGGAAGCAATAAAGATG GTGCGATTAGGTATACGACTATGGTCCTACGTTAGGGAAGAGGCATCTCATGGCAGG AAAGCACCTATTGACCCTTTCACCCGTGAAAGTTGCAAGCCATCTGCATCTCAAGGAGTTCCATTGGGAGGAATGGG GAGTGGGAGTATATCCAGGGGTTTCAGAGGCGAGTTCAGACAATGGCAAATTGTTCCTGGAACTTGCGACTCTTCACCTGTTATGGCTAATCAATTCTCT ATATTTGTATCTCGTGATAGTGGGAATAAGAAGTATGCATCGGTTTTGGCTCCAGGACGACATGAAGGATTAGG GAAAGCTAGAGATGAGGGTATTTCATCATGGGGTTGGAATCTGAGTGGCCAGCATTCTACATATCATGCTTTGTTTCCTAGAGCATGGACAATATATGATG GTGAACCAGATCCTGAACTAAAAGTGTCTTGTCGTCAGATATCACCTTTCATACCCCACAATTATAAGGATACCAGTCTTCCGACAGCTGTTTTTGTCTACACA TTGGTGAATACTGGAAGAGAAAGGGCAAAAGTCAGCCTACTCTTCACATGGGCG AATTCAATTGGTGGAGTTTCACACTTATCCGGAGATCATGTGAACGAACCATTCAT AGGCGAAGATGGAGTCTCTGGTGTACTTCTTCATCACAA GACTGCTAAAGGGAACCCCCCTGTTACTTTTGCCATAGCTGCATGTGAAACCCAGAATGTCAACGTGACAGTCCTACCATGTTTTGGTCTTACTGAAGGTCGGTCTGTAACAGCGAGGCAGATGTGGGATAAAATGATGCAG GATGGACAATTTGATCGTCAAAATTTCAATAGTGGCCCAAGCATGCCTTCATCACCTGGAGAGACACTATGTGCAGCGGTCTCAGCCTCTGCCTGGGTGGAACCCCATGGAAAATGTACTATTGCATTTTCTCTTGCTTGGTCttctccaaaaataaaatttttaaaagggagCTCATACCATAG GAGATACACAAAATTCTATGGCACTTCTGAAAGAGCAGCTTTGAACTTGGCGCATGATGCACTGACAA ATTACAAGCGGTGGGAAGAAGAGATTGAAAAATGGCAAAGTCCTATCCTCAACGATCAAAGGCTGCCAGAATG GTATAAATTTACACTGTTTAACGAGCTCTACTTTTTGGTTGCTGGCGGAACTGTTTGGATAG ATTCTTCCTTGCCATCTACAAATGTGAAAAATGATCAAGATTCACCAGAAGATGCACAAAGGGTAGATGTAAAAGTAACTGAAGCTGAAGTGAACCGCAGGCATACTACCATTTCTGAGTACAGTACGACTAGTGGCTGTAACGGTTCTACTGGTGATGTGTTAAAAAATAACAGTGATCCAGCTGTTACTCAGAATAAAAGAAACAGCAATAATTTGTCAGAGCACTTCAAATGGCAGGATCAACTAGATGACTATGACGATGTTGGTAGGTTTCTGTACTTGGAAGGAGTGGAGTATATCATGTGGAACACTTATGACGTGCACTTCTATGCATCTTTTGCCCTTCTTGatctttttcccaaaattgaacTTAATATTCAACGTGACTTCGCCAAAGCTGTTTTATCTGAGGATGGAAGGAGAGTGAAATTTCTAGCAGAAGGTAATTATGGAATTCGAAAAGTTAGGGGAGCTGTTCCTCATGATTTAGGGACTCATGATCCTTggaatgaaatgaatgcatatAACATACATGATACAAGCAAATGGAAGGATTTGAATCCCAAGTTTGTGCTTCAAGTGTACAGAGATTTTGCTGCCACAGGAGATATGCAATTTGGAGTTGATGTTTGGCCTGCTGTTCGCACTGCAATGGAGTACATGGAACAATTTGATAGAGATGATGATGGCTTGATAGAAAATGATGGATTTCCAGATCAAACTTATGATGCTTGGACTGTCCATGGTGTAAGTGCTTACTGTGGTTGCTTATGGCTTGCAGCTCTCCAAGCTGCCGCTGCAATGGCTGAGCAGATAGGTGACAGGTTCTTTGCTGAAACATGCAAAACTAAATTTTGTACTGCGAAATCAGCATTCGAAAAGAAACTGTGGAACGGCTCTTATTTCAAGTATGACAGTGGATCAAGTAGTAATAGTAAGTCGATACAAGCGGACCAACTGGCAGGGCAATGGTACACAGCGTCTTCTGGCTTGGCTCCACTTTTTGATGAGTTCAAAATAAGAAGTGCTCTTCagaaaatatatgatttcaaTGTGATGAAAGTTAAGGGAGGTCGGATGGGCGCGGTAAATGGGATGCATCTCAATGGAAAGGTGGATGAGACTTGCATGCAGTCGCGTGAAATATGGACTGGTGTTACCTATGCTGTAGCGGCAAATATGATTCTTGCTGGAATGGAGAAAGAGGCATTTGCTACAGCTGAAGGCATTTTCATTGCAGGCTGGTCAGAGGAGGGTTTCGG ATACTGGTTCCAAACTCCGGAAGCATGGACAATGGACGGCCATTTCCGATCCCTTATATACATGAGGCCTCTTGCAATATGGGGTATGCAATGGGCACTCTCTATACCCAAAGCTATACTTGACGCCCCTAAAGTAAACATGATGGATAAAATCCTGATATCTCCGGCAACGTTTTCATTGTCTCTCACCGAGACCGGAGTTAGAAAGATTGCTAATAAAGCCAAGTGCTTTGGGAATTCGGTATTGCATTGTGCATGCTGA
- the LOC105800363 gene encoding E3 ubiquitin-protein ligase PRT1 isoform X2, producing the protein MLRLLFVGALFPWIPSQGDFLLCSRELLYKPVVLACGHMSCFWCVYNAMNHVYQSNCPICRCPFNHFPSVCQLLHFLLLKLYPIAYKRRERQVQEEENEAGRFSLQFDKNLVEPMPCENSDIFGNNQNQPHLEMDIHSESCSKDQESSSSRDSLKMTMQDENGIANKPTTSSKDPEVSRNEPNEGKSWIQNEFEHKDQKVSIADLLCAACKRLLLRPVVLNCGHVYCESCFLIPKDENLRCQVCKSLQPNGFPSVCLILEQFLEEHFPEEYTERQRTLLKEHSCSIQAQRDAKRSAASMSMDFYSSWFLGNGPKVHIGVGCDYCGMTPIIGERYRCKDCVEKIGFDLCESCYKAPAKIPGRFNQQHKPEHQLEIEQPLSLSEFISRLTSEQSDDDISDAPGHTDDASHMPMLSASVQQDEGDGSQDPEDVSPSLILSVDVSLDQEDDSDDPNDNISSDTINQGFNPVNSCNYS; encoded by the exons ATGTTGCGTTTGCTT TTTGTTGGAGCTCTATTTCCTTGGATACCTTCTCAAGGTGATTTCCTTTTGTGTTCCAGGGAACTCCTTTACAAGCCTGTTGTATTAG CCTGTGGCCACATGTCATGCTTCTGGTGTGTCTATAATGCAATGAATCATGTTTATCAGTCAAATTGCCCCATTTGTCGGTGCCCATTCAATCATTTCCCAAGTGTCTGCCAATTGCTGCACTTTTTGCTTCTGAAGTTGTATCCTATAGCCTATAAGAGAAGGGAAAGGCAAGTCCAAG AAGAAGAGAATGAAGCTGGCCGATTCTCacttcaatttgataaaaatttagttGAACCAATGCCTTGTGAGAATTCAGATATTTTCGGGAATAACCAAAACCAGCCTCATCTTGAAATGGACATTCATTCAGAAAGTTGTTCTAAGGATCAGGAATCTTCCTCATCCAGAGATTCACTAAAAATGACCATGCAGGATGAAAATGGTATAGCAAATAAACCAACGACATCTTCAAAGGACCCTGAAGTTTCTAGAAATGAACCCAACGAAGGAAAGAGTTGGATCCAAAATGAGTTTGAGCATAAAGATCAAAAGGTTTCTATTGCCGATTTACTCTGTGCTGCATGCAAGAGGCTGCTTTTGCGACCAGTTGTTCTCAATTGTGGCCATG TATATTGTGAATCTTGTTTTCTTATTCCAAAAGATGAAAACCTTAGGTGTCAAGTCTGTAAAAGCTTGCAACCAAATGGATTTCCTAGTGTTTGTTTAATTCTGGAGCAATTCTTGGAGGAGCACTTTCCTGAAGAATATACAGAAAGACAGAGGACTTTACTCAAAGAACACAGTT GTTCAATACAAGCTCAACGAGATGCAAAGCGGTCAGCAGCATCAATGTCCATGGATTTCTACTCATCATGGTTTCTTGGCAATGGGCCAAAAGTTCATATCGGAGTGGGCTGTGATTATTGTGGG ATGACTCCAATAATAGGGGAGAGATACAGATGCAAAGACTGCGTGGAGAAAATAGGTTTTGACCTATGCGAATCATGCTACAAAGCTCCGGCTAAGATCCCTGGTCGATTTAATCAGCAGCATAAACCCGAGCATCAATTAGAAATTGAACAGCCTTTAAGCCTAAGTGAATTTATATCCAGGCTGACCTCGGAACAATCCGATGATGATATCTCAGATGCACCTGGACATACCGATGATGCTTCACATATGCCTATGTTGTCAGCCAGTGTTCAACAAGATGAAGGTGATGGTTCTCAAGACCCTGAAGATGTTTCTCCTTCTCTGATTTTATCAGTTGATGTGTCATTGGATCAAGAGGATGACTCTGATGATCCAAATGATAATATTTCATCAGATACGATAAATCAAGGGTTTAATCCTGTTAATTCATGCAATTACTCTTAG